Proteins encoded in a region of the Streptomyces sp. NBC_01298 genome:
- a CDS encoding urease accessory protein UreD: MNVVAEADPVADRVADPPHTPPRGLLPPARLEAAHYEPPRVPPEVLRHSSVPDTLGVGRPGKVGLLELAFERVGDRTELVRHYQKSPLQIMRPLYFDPYRPDLPITFLMSTGGGVIQADRLRTDLSFGPGTSAHVTTQAATKVYRMEHDYAVAQTLLTAGPDAYVEYLPDPVIPYVDSRFYQRTVITADPTATVLVSETVLSGRLARGERNAYQVFASDFELRRPSGELVALDTVRLEPGGAAGSAGRSGSGSGSFSGSTSIDGPAVLAGHSVMACFFAVSPLAPARELADLLHATLAGRGLAYGVSVLPQDCGAWVRVLGEHTEPVTRALGAAWDAVRRRLIGVPAPDLRKT; the protein is encoded by the coding sequence GTGAACGTGGTGGCGGAGGCGGACCCGGTGGCGGACCGGGTGGCGGACCCGCCCCACACTCCGCCCCGCGGTCTCCTGCCGCCGGCGCGCCTGGAGGCCGCGCACTACGAACCACCGCGCGTCCCACCGGAGGTCCTGCGGCACTCCTCGGTGCCCGACACCCTCGGTGTCGGGCGCCCCGGCAAGGTCGGCCTGCTGGAGCTGGCCTTCGAGCGGGTCGGCGACCGCACCGAGCTGGTGCGGCACTACCAGAAGTCCCCGCTCCAGATCATGCGCCCGCTCTACTTCGACCCGTACCGCCCTGATCTGCCCATCACCTTCCTGATGTCCACGGGCGGCGGGGTCATCCAGGCCGACCGGCTGCGCACCGACCTGTCGTTCGGCCCCGGCACCTCGGCGCACGTCACCACCCAGGCGGCCACCAAGGTCTACCGGATGGAGCACGACTACGCCGTCGCCCAGACCCTGCTGACCGCCGGCCCGGACGCGTACGTGGAATACCTGCCGGACCCGGTCATCCCCTACGTCGACTCCCGCTTCTACCAGCGCACGGTGATCACCGCCGACCCCACGGCCACCGTCCTGGTGAGCGAGACCGTCCTGTCCGGCCGGCTCGCGCGCGGGGAGCGCAACGCCTACCAGGTCTTCGCCTCCGACTTCGAACTTCGGCGGCCGAGCGGTGAGTTGGTCGCACTGGACACCGTGCGACTGGAGCCGGGCGGGGCCGCGGGGTCCGCCGGCCGCTCCGGCTCCGGCTCCGGCTCGTTCTCCGGCTCCACCTCCATCGACGGGCCCGCCGTGCTGGCCGGCCATTCGGTGATGGCCTGCTTCTTCGCGGTCAGCCCGCTCGCCCCCGCCCGCGAACTCGCCGACCTGCTGCACGCGACCCTGGCCGGCCGCGGGCTCGCGTACGGGGTCAGCGTGCTGCCGCAGGACTGCGGGGCCTGGGTGCGGGTGCTCGGGGAGCACACCGAGCCCGTGACCCGGGCGCTCGGGGCCGCCTGGGACGCGGTGCGGCGCAGGCTGATCGGCGTACCCGCCCCGGACCTGCGCAAGACCTGA
- the ureG gene encoding urease accessory protein UreG: MTEDNVLRVGVGGPVGSGKTALIEALVPVLIARGHRPAVITNDIYTQEDARQVRRTLAGVLDPERVVGVETGACPHTAVRDDPTMNLAAGAEMLERFPDVDTLLYESGGDNLTLTFSPVLVDLFLFVLDTAEGEKMPRKRGPGITESDLLVINKIDIAQYVRCDIGVMESDAHRVREGRPVVLTNCLTGQGLEDVANFIESFRRVPA; this comes from the coding sequence ATGACCGAGGACAACGTCCTGCGCGTCGGCGTCGGCGGCCCCGTCGGCTCCGGCAAGACGGCGCTGATCGAGGCGCTGGTACCCGTGCTCATCGCGCGGGGCCACCGGCCCGCCGTGATCACGAACGACATCTACACCCAGGAGGACGCCCGCCAGGTCCGCCGCACCCTGGCCGGGGTGCTCGACCCCGAGCGCGTCGTGGGCGTGGAGACCGGCGCCTGCCCGCACACCGCCGTGCGCGACGACCCGACGATGAACCTGGCCGCGGGCGCGGAGATGCTGGAGCGGTTCCCCGATGTCGACACCCTGCTCTACGAGTCGGGCGGCGACAACCTCACCCTCACCTTCAGCCCGGTCCTGGTCGACCTCTTCCTCTTCGTCCTGGACACCGCCGAGGGCGAGAAGATGCCCCGCAAGCGCGGTCCGGGCATCACCGAGTCCGACCTGCTCGTGATCAACAAGATCGACATCGCCCAGTACGTCCGCTGCGACATCGGCGTCATGGAGTCCGACGCGCACCGCGTGCGCGAGGGCCGCCCCGTGGTCCTGACCAACTGCCTGACCGGGCAGGGCCTGGAGGACGTGGCCAACTTCATCGAGTCCTTCCGCCGGGTACCAGCGTGA
- a CDS encoding ammonium transporter: MPSGYDTGNTAWMMASTAMVLLMTPGLAFFYGGMVQTKHVLVMLKMSFACLSLVTILWVAVGYSLAFGKDSGGGMIGNLDYAFFRGIGMDSLHGSIPTVIFACFQMSFAIITVALISGSIAGRATMKGWLVFVVAWTMLVYVPTAHWVFASDGWINKSLGALDYAGGLPVELSSGASGLAVAIVLRKRKDFERETIRPHNLPLVVIGLALLWFGWFGFNAGSALQVEGSAPTTFLNTQLAAAGAMIGWPIIEKWRLGHVEMLGVASAAVAGMVAITPACGEVSPLGALIIGFTAGVVCCFAINMKFKIGVDDTLDVVGVHGWGGIVGVLSIGFFATAAMSGKKGLFYGGGLDQLWRQAVGVLAVGSFAFVMTWLIAKVIDKAVGFRASEEYENVPGREEEVAYDNATLDEIRDRIGGAAASPREPAAVGAAKDGAEQQDAALLSEIVSVLDRRERDK, from the coding sequence ATGCCCAGTGGCTACGATACGGGTAATACCGCCTGGATGATGGCGAGCACCGCCATGGTGCTGCTGATGACCCCCGGCCTCGCCTTCTTCTACGGGGGCATGGTCCAGACCAAGCACGTGCTGGTGATGCTCAAGATGAGCTTCGCCTGCCTGTCGCTGGTGACCATCCTGTGGGTCGCGGTCGGTTACTCCCTCGCCTTCGGCAAGGACTCCGGCGGCGGCATGATCGGCAATCTCGACTACGCCTTCTTCCGCGGCATCGGAATGGACTCCCTGCACGGATCCATCCCCACCGTGATCTTCGCCTGCTTCCAGATGTCCTTCGCGATCATCACGGTGGCGCTGATCAGCGGCTCGATCGCGGGCCGCGCCACCATGAAGGGGTGGCTGGTCTTCGTCGTCGCCTGGACCATGCTGGTCTACGTGCCCACCGCGCACTGGGTGTTCGCCTCCGACGGCTGGATCAACAAGTCCCTGGGCGCGCTCGACTACGCCGGCGGTCTGCCGGTCGAGCTCAGCTCGGGCGCCTCCGGGCTCGCGGTGGCCATCGTGCTGCGCAAGCGCAAGGACTTCGAGCGCGAGACGATCCGCCCGCACAACCTGCCCCTGGTCGTGATCGGTCTGGCGCTGCTGTGGTTCGGCTGGTTCGGTTTCAACGCGGGCTCCGCGCTCCAGGTCGAGGGCAGCGCACCGACCACCTTCCTCAACACCCAACTGGCCGCCGCGGGCGCGATGATCGGCTGGCCGATCATCGAGAAGTGGCGCCTGGGCCATGTGGAGATGCTGGGCGTGGCCTCGGCGGCGGTCGCCGGCATGGTGGCCATCACCCCGGCCTGTGGCGAGGTCTCCCCGCTCGGCGCTCTGATCATCGGGTTCACCGCCGGTGTGGTCTGCTGCTTCGCCATCAACATGAAGTTCAAGATCGGTGTCGACGACACCCTCGACGTGGTCGGCGTGCACGGCTGGGGCGGCATCGTCGGCGTCCTCTCCATCGGCTTCTTCGCGACGGCCGCGATGAGCGGGAAGAAGGGCCTCTTCTACGGGGGCGGCCTGGACCAGCTCTGGCGTCAGGCCGTCGGCGTCCTGGCGGTGGGGTCCTTCGCCTTCGTGATGACCTGGCTCATCGCCAAGGTGATCGACAAGGCCGTGGGCTTCCGCGCCTCGGAGGAGTACGAGAACGTACCCGGCCGGGAAGAGGAGGTCGCCTACGACAACGCGACCCTGGACGAGATCCGCGACCGGATCGGCGGAGCCGCGGCCTCGCCGCGCGAGCCCGCCGCGGTGGGAGCCGCCAAGGACGGGGCGGAGCAGCAGGACGCCGCGCTGCTCTCCGAAATCGTATCCGTGCTGGACCGACGAGAGCGTGACAAGTGA
- a CDS encoding ammonium transporter: MTAHTIAATVSTVSAAPAVADSGNAAWLMMATALVLLMAPGVAFFYGGMVRTGQIVAMLKMIFFCMVIVTVLWFAIGYSLAFGPDAGGLGVIGTLDNAFLRGIDVDSLTGSVPTVTFVVFHLSFAVVTVALIAGSIAGRAKMGGWIVFVIAWTLLVYIPMAHWVFDPAGWVAKQLGAVDFSGGTVVEIGSGAAGLALAIVAGKRADFDRQGIRPHNLPLVVIGLSLMWFGWFGFNTGSSLETPGGAAMAFLNSQLAAGAAMAGWAVTSWWRTRQVGLLDMCMGAVTGLVAMTPLAGGVSPVWATVIGFLAGLTCAFAISWKYRLGVDDTLDVVGIHGWGGIVGMVMAGLCATGTLTGHKGLFYGGSWDLLSKQLTATVVLGLFSFVMTALIGKAIEVTIGLRQPGGMVEKEQAYADALSDNLEELSTGDSRAEGGGEEPESASALVARLREVLLTAPQGGGDRQDGGDRG, encoded by the coding sequence GTGACCGCGCACACGATTGCCGCGACCGTCTCCACGGTCTCCGCCGCACCCGCCGTCGCCGACTCCGGCAACGCGGCCTGGCTGATGATGGCCACGGCCCTGGTGCTGCTGATGGCTCCCGGAGTGGCCTTCTTCTACGGCGGCATGGTCCGCACCGGCCAGATCGTCGCCATGCTGAAGATGATCTTCTTCTGCATGGTGATCGTCACCGTCCTCTGGTTCGCGATCGGCTACTCGCTGGCCTTCGGCCCCGATGCCGGCGGGCTCGGGGTCATCGGCACGCTCGACAACGCCTTCCTGCGCGGGATCGATGTCGATTCGCTGACCGGCTCGGTGCCCACGGTCACCTTCGTGGTGTTCCACCTGTCCTTCGCGGTGGTCACCGTGGCCCTGATCGCCGGTTCCATCGCGGGCCGCGCGAAGATGGGCGGCTGGATCGTCTTCGTCATCGCGTGGACCCTGCTGGTCTACATCCCCATGGCCCACTGGGTGTTCGACCCGGCCGGCTGGGTCGCCAAGCAGCTGGGCGCCGTCGACTTCTCCGGCGGCACCGTCGTGGAGATCGGCTCGGGGGCCGCCGGACTCGCCCTCGCCATCGTCGCGGGCAAGCGGGCGGACTTCGACCGCCAGGGCATCCGGCCGCACAACCTGCCGCTCGTGGTCATCGGGCTCTCGCTCATGTGGTTCGGCTGGTTCGGCTTCAACACCGGTTCCTCCCTGGAGACCCCGGGCGGCGCGGCGATGGCCTTCCTCAACAGCCAGCTCGCGGCGGGCGCCGCGATGGCCGGCTGGGCGGTGACCAGCTGGTGGCGCACCCGGCAGGTCGGCCTGCTCGACATGTGCATGGGCGCCGTCACGGGACTGGTCGCCATGACCCCGCTGGCCGGCGGGGTGAGCCCGGTCTGGGCCACCGTCATCGGCTTCCTCGCCGGACTGACCTGCGCGTTCGCGATCAGCTGGAAGTACCGGCTGGGCGTGGACGACACCCTGGACGTGGTGGGCATCCACGGCTGGGGCGGCATCGTCGGCATGGTCATGGCCGGCCTCTGCGCGACCGGGACCCTGACCGGCCACAAGGGCCTGTTCTACGGCGGCTCCTGGGACCTGCTGAGCAAGCAGCTCACCGCCACGGTGGTGCTCGGCCTGTTCTCGTTCGTGATGACCGCGCTGATCGGCAAGGCCATCGAGGTCACCATCGGGCTGCGCCAGCCCGGCGGAATGGTGGAGAAGGAGCAGGCCTACGCCGACGCGCTCTCCGACAACCTGGAGGAGCTGTCGACCGGCGACTCCCGCGCCGAGGGGGGCGGCGAGGAGCCGGAGAGCGCCTCCGCCCTGGTCGCCCGTCTGCGCGAGGTCCTGCTGACCGCCCCGCAGGGCGGCGGCGACCGGCAGGACGGCGGCGACCGCGGCTGA
- a CDS encoding urease accessory protein UreF — protein sequence MSAADEAVNPAAGTPVRALLVSLQLTDSAFPSGFYTLSHGLEGYAQAKAVTPEGVPGLLADLLRHSVGPSDATALALAHRAALAGDWEALAETDRRLNAAKLNEGLRRAATRTGRQLLDMARECVGGEPLERYAELVAAKRAPGSQAVAAGVAYAAAGVPAEQAVVSDLFAYAASFTGAALRLRLTDHRKAQVVLRGIAPVIEEVAGAALHRELADLGGCVPMADIMSGRHERAEARLFAT from the coding sequence ATGAGCGCAGCCGATGAGGCCGTGAACCCCGCGGCCGGGACGCCGGTGCGGGCCCTGCTGGTCAGCCTCCAGCTCACCGACTCGGCCTTCCCCAGCGGCTTCTACACCCTCTCCCACGGCCTGGAGGGCTACGCCCAGGCCAAGGCCGTGACCCCGGAGGGCGTACCGGGGCTGCTGGCCGACCTGCTGCGGCATTCGGTGGGGCCCTCCGACGCCACCGCGCTGGCGCTGGCCCACCGGGCCGCGCTGGCCGGTGACTGGGAGGCCCTGGCCGAGACCGACCGGCGGCTGAACGCGGCCAAGCTGAACGAGGGGCTGCGCCGCGCCGCCACCCGTACCGGCCGCCAGCTGCTGGACATGGCCCGCGAGTGCGTCGGCGGGGAGCCCCTGGAGCGGTACGCGGAGCTCGTGGCCGCCAAGCGGGCCCCCGGCTCGCAGGCCGTGGCCGCCGGGGTCGCGTACGCGGCCGCCGGCGTCCCGGCCGAACAGGCCGTCGTGAGCGATCTGTTCGCCTACGCGGCCAGTTTCACCGGGGCCGCGCTGCGGCTGCGGCTCACGGACCACCGCAAGGCGCAGGTGGTGCTGCGCGGGATCGCACCCGTCATCGAGGAGGTGGCGGGGGCGGCGCTGCACCGTGAGCTCGCCGATCTCGGCGGGTGCGTTCCGATGGCCGACATCATGTCGGGCCGTCATGAACGCGCAGAGGCACGGCTGTTCGCCACCTAG